CACATTAGTTTGAAGATGGAAGATGGTGTACTCCAACAAGGGAGTATAATACTTACAAACAGCATTGTTGATAGTGAGATAATGCAAAGGAGAGGAAAATTGATGcctggtggtggtggtggttcaGAAAAAATGATTAAGAAAAAGTCAGAAAAAGTTGGTGCCTGGAGCAAAGAGGATGAAATCACAATCCTAAAGGGACTCATAAAGTTGAAaactgaaaaaggaaaaattaggtTTGATTATGTTCAACTTTATGATTCCATTAAACAATCTCTTGCTCACAAATCAGCCACACCACTtcatttgcaaaaaaaaatcaagtgtcTTAGGGAGAAATACAAGAACAATTTCAACAAGAGCACCAGGACCTGGAGCATCCCACACGAGGAAGAGTTGTTCTACTTAAGTGACGAAATTTGGGGCAAAGACGATCACCAACAACTTAAAATTCCTTCTTCCAGTTTGATGAACCAACAACAACTTACAATTCCTTCTTCCAGTTTGATGAACCAACAACATCTTACACTTCCTTCTTCCAGTTTGATGAACCAACAACAACTTACACTTCCTTCTTCCAGTTTGATGAACCAGCAATTTACAATTTCTGATACAACTTTCGTGGGAGACCTAGGGTTAGCGTTAACAACTATGAGCAGGAATCAGTCTAATCAAATGCAAGTAGCTCTTCAACAATTCGAGTTAGTTTCTCAAAGTTTGAGTATTAGGAAGAGTTATGCCAACCAAATACTCCACGCGCATATAACCTTAAAAGAGGTAGTATATATaatccttttcattttcttatatacTAATGTGATGGTTTACT
This window of the Solanum pennellii chromosome 2, SPENNV200 genome carries:
- the LOC107008897 gene encoding uncharacterized protein LOC107008897 isoform X2 → MEDGVLQQGSIILTNSIVDSEIMQRRGKLMPGGGGGSEKMIKKKSEKVGAWSKEDEITILKGLIKLKTEKGKIRFDYVQLYDSIKQSLAHKSATPLHLQKKIKCLREKYKNNFNKSTRTWSIPHEEELFYLSDEIWGKDDHQQLKIPSSSLMNQQQLTIPSSSLMNQQHLTLPSSSLMNQQQLTLPSSSLMNQQFTISDTTFVGDLGLALTTMSRNQSNQMQVALQQFELVSQSLSIRKSYANQILHAHITLKEGLSEQKIARSYFDTKIQHAQLVSDAYNASHSFGGSLVNIVSDCVLKEDATKVMNEGNCPPATIGCRKPITGKPSGTSLKSVREMCHSQERKKKKKRKIENPEKHRDSSIQSQLEMENQSAVAYAKNNNESAKSSDIHTLSDGLTVEVMVKGKADGKVASLGKQIKIHFIAKLRDTGCIVGSTIGAAPHQFCLGYEKVLKGLNIGIEGMHVGEKRRLTIPPSLGPGRKAKPPIMPDSWLLYEVELVDICE
- the LOC107008897 gene encoding uncharacterized protein LOC107008897 isoform X5, which produces MEDGVLQQGSIILTNSIVDSEIMQRRGKLMPGGGGGSEKMIKKKSEKVGAWSKEDEITILKGLIKLKTEKGKIRFDYVQLYDSIKQSLAHKSATPLHLQKKIKCLREKYKNNFNKSTRTWSIPHEEELFYLSDEIWGKDDHQQLKIPSSSLMNQQQLTIPSSSLMNQQHLTLPSSSLMNQQQLTLPSSSLMNQQFTISDTTFVGDLGLALTTMSRNQSNQMQVALQQFELVSQSLSIRKSYANQILHAHITLKEEGLSEQKIARSYFDTKIQHAQLVSDAYNASHSFGGSLVNIVSDCVLKEDATKVMNEGNCPPATIGCRKPITGKPSGTSLKSVREMCHSQERKKKKKRKIENPEKHRDSSIQSQLEMENQSAVAYAKNNNESAKSSDIHTLSDGLTVEVMVKGKADGKVASLGKQIKIHFIAKLRDTGCIVGSTIGAAPHQFCLGLSLLIIVLLRESVKGIEHWH
- the LOC107008897 gene encoding uncharacterized protein LOC107008897 isoform X4, which gives rise to MEDGVLQQGSIILTNSIVDSEIMQRRGKLMPGGGGGSEKMIKKKSEKVGAWSKEDEITILKGLIKLKTEKGKIRFDYVQLYDSIKQSLAHKSATPLHLQKKIKCLREKYKNNFNKSTRTWSIPHEEELFYLSDEIWGKDDHQQLKIPSSSLMNQQQLTIPSSSLMNQQHLTLPSSSLMNQQQLTLPSSSLMNQQFTISDTTFVGDLGLALTTMSRNQSNQMQVALQQFELVSQSLSIRKSYANQILHAHITLKEEGLSEQKIARSYFDTKIQHAQLVSDAYNASHSFGGSLVNIVSDCVLKEDATKVMNEGNCPPATIGCRKPITGKPSGTSLKSVREMCHSQERKKKKKRKIENPEKHRDSSIQSQLEMENQSAVAYAKNNNESAKSSDIHTLSDGLTVEVMVKGKADGKVASLGKQIKIHFIAKLRDTGCIVGSTIGAAPHQFCLGYEKVLKGLNIGIEALGGRLSLQ
- the LOC107008897 gene encoding uncharacterized protein LOC107008897 isoform X1, with translation MEDGVLQQGSIILTNSIVDSEIMQRRGKLMPGGGGGSEKMIKKKSEKVGAWSKEDEITILKGLIKLKTEKGKIRFDYVQLYDSIKQSLAHKSATPLHLQKKIKCLREKYKNNFNKSTRTWSIPHEEELFYLSDEIWGKDDHQQLKIPSSSLMNQQQLTIPSSSLMNQQHLTLPSSSLMNQQQLTLPSSSLMNQQFTISDTTFVGDLGLALTTMSRNQSNQMQVALQQFELVSQSLSIRKSYANQILHAHITLKEEGLSEQKIARSYFDTKIQHAQLVSDAYNASHSFGGSLVNIVSDCVLKEDATKVMNEGNCPPATIGCRKPITGKPSGTSLKSVREMCHSQERKKKKKRKIENPEKHRDSSIQSQLEMENQSAVAYAKNNNESAKSSDIHTLSDGLTVEVMVKGKADGKVASLGKQIKIHFIAKLRDTGCIVGSTIGAAPHQFCLGYEKVLKGLNIGIEGMHVGEKRRLTIPPSLGPGRKAKPPIMPDSWLLYEVELVDICE
- the LOC107008897 gene encoding uncharacterized protein LOC107008897 isoform X3 gives rise to the protein MEDGVLQQGSIILTNSIVDSEIMQRRGKLMPGGGGGSEKMIKKKSEKVGAWSKEDEITILKGLIKLKTEKGKIRFDYVQLYDSIKQSLAHKSATPLHLQKKIKCLREKYKNNFNKSTRTWSIPHEEELFYLSDEIWGKDDHQQLKIPSSSLMNQQQLTIPSSSLMNQQHLTLPSSSLMNQQQLTLPSSSLMNQQFTISDTTFVGDLGLALTTMSRNQSNQMQVALQQFELVSQSLSIRKSYANQILHAHITLKEEGLSEQKIARSYFDTKIQHAQLVSDAYNASHSFGGSLVNIVSDCVLKEDATKVMNEGNCPPATIGCRKPITGKPSGTSLKSVREMCHSQERKKKKKRKIENPEKHRDSSIQSQLEMENQSAVAYAKNNNESAKSSDIHTLSDGLTVEVMVKGKADGKVASLGKQIKIHFIAKLRDTGCIVGSTIGAAPHQFCLGYEKVLKGLNIGIEAFERFSSLVPFVGAALGGRLSLQ